One Paralichthys olivaceus isolate ysfri-2021 chromosome 21, ASM2471397v2, whole genome shotgun sequence genomic window carries:
- the mybpc2b gene encoding myosin binding protein Cb isoform X3, translated as MPEPVPAAKPEGEAPEAPAEEGEELPPADGEPGSTELTGLFTEKPPNEVVAVAGADVTLIAKVDSTTLTRKPTMKWLKGKWLDLGSKAGKHMQFKETYDRNTKIYTYEMKIIKVVPGDAGGYRCEVTAKDKCDSSIFEVTVESAQQEVQGDILSAFKRADAGEDEGDLDFSALLKATKKKKKPEKEEPPIDVWELLKSAHPSEYEKIAFEYGITDLRGMLKRLKKMKVEPKHTEAFLSKMDSCYSVEKGKKIVLKCEVVDPNCQVKWLKNGQEIKPSAKYVMEANGNVRTLTINRTTLADDAAYECVVGEDKCFTEVFVKEPPVTITKLMDDYHVVVGERVEFEIEVSEEGAHVMWYFEDQELHRDKDTKYRFKKDGVKHTLIIQEATLDDIGMYHAWTNGGHTKGELEVEEKELEVLQDIADLTVRATDQAMFKCEVSDEKVTGKWFKDGVEVLPSNRIKMSHIGRFHRLVIDEVKPEDAGDYTFIPDGYALSLSAKLNFLEIKIDYVPRQDPPKIHLDTTGNMVSQNTIIVVAGNKLRLDVEITGEPAPTVVWSKGEKPVTENQGRVRVESRKDLSCFVIEGAERDDEGNYTICVTNPAGEDKAMLFVKIVDVPDPPENVKCTGVGEDCATMVWDAPKFDGGAPVKGYLMERKKKGSSRWTKLNFDVYDSTTYEAKRMIEGVLYEMRVFAVNSIGLSPPSLSSKPFMPIAPTSEPTRLTVHDVTDNTCSLKWLAPERIGAGGLDGYIIEYCKEGDTEWVVANTDLCERQGYVVRGLPVGEKINFRVVAINIAGRSLPALLQQPVTIREIVEHPKIRLPRDLRTKYIRRVGEKINLTIPFQGKPRPIATWYKDGKPLDDKMVNVRNSTVDTILFIRSAEREHSGTYELVLQIENLEDRASIMIRIVDKPGPPLNLRVTDVWGFNAALEWDPPKDDGNCEVSGYTIQKADMKTKDWFTLYEHNRRTNCTASDLIMGNEYMFRVYSENLCGLSEEPRHSKNTAVIAKTGLELKRNPYKEKDMACVPKFTQPLVDRAVVAGYSTAISCAVRGFPKPKIVWMKNKMIIGGDAKYLMQNNQGVLTLNIRKPSAFDGGKYSCMAVNDLGKDEVECKLDVRAFTEQEKK; from the exons AGCCTGGATCAACTGAGCTCACCGGGCTCTTCACTGAGAAACCTCCAAATGAGGTTGTCGCAGTTGCAG GGGCGGACGTCACTCTCATTGCCAAGGTGGACTCCACCACCCTGACGAGAAAACCCACCATGAAGTGGTTGAAGGGCAAGTGGCTGGACCTTGGCAGCAAGGCCGGGAAACACATGCAGTTTAAAGAAACTTATGACAGGAACactaag ATCTACACTTATGAGATGAAGATCATCAAAGTGGTCCCTGGGGATGCTGGAGGCTACAGGTGTGAGGTGACGGCCAAAGACAAGTGCGACAGCTCCATCTTTGAAGTCACTGTTGAGT CTGCACAGCAAGAGGTGCAGGGGGATATTTTGTCTGCCTTCAAGAGAGC GGATGctggagaggatgaaggagatcTGGACTTCAGTGCTCTGCTCAAAGCCACCAAGAA GAAGAAGAAGCCAGAAAAAGAGGAACCACCAATAGATGTGTGGGAATTGCTGAAGAGCGCCCATCCAAGCGAGTACGAGAAAATCGCCTTTGAGTATGGCATCACTGACCTGAGGGGCATGCTGAAACGTCTGAAAAAGATGAAGGTCGAGCCCAAGCACACCGAGG CTTTCCTGTCAAAGATGGACTCTTGCTATTCAGTGGAAAAGGGCAAGAAGATTGTCCTGAAGTGTGAGGTGGTCGATCCCAACTGTCAGGTCAAATGGTTGAAGAACGGCCAGGAGATCAAACCCTCAGCCAA GTACGTCATGGAGGCCAACGGCAATGTCAGAACCCTGACTATAAACAGGACGACCCTGGCTGACGATGCTGCATATGAATGTGTGGTTGGCGAAGACAAGTGTTTTACTGAGGTGTTTGTCAAAG AGCCCCCTGTGACCATCACCAAGCTGATGGATGACTATCATGTGGttgtgggagagagagtggagttTGAGATCGAAGTGTCGGAGGAGGGCGCCCACGTCATGTG gTACTTTGAGGATCAAGAGcttcacagagacaaagacaccaAGTATCGCTTCAAGAAGGACGGAGTAAAGCACACTCTCATCATCCAGGAGGCGACGCTGGATGATATTGGAATGTACCATGCCTGGACAAACGGGGGGCATACCAAAGGAGAACTGGAAGTGGAAG AGAAAGAGCTGGAGGTGCTGCAGGACATCGCTGATCTGACAGTGAGGGCGACGGACCAGGCCATGTTCAAGTGTGAAGTGTCTGATGAAAAGGTCACAGGAAAGTGGTTCAAAGATGGCGTGGAGGTTTTACCAAGCAACCGCATCAAAATGAGTCACATTGGAAG GTTTCACCGACTGGTTATTGATGAGGTGAAGCCAGAGGATGCCGGAGACTACACGTTTATTCCTGATGGATACGCTCTGTCACTTTCTGCCAAACTCAACTTCTTGG AAATTAAGATCGACTATGTGCCTAGACAAG ATCCTCCAAAGATCCACCTGGACACCACTGGAAACATGGTCTCCCAGAACACCATCATTGTGGTGGCAGGCAACAAGCTGCGACTGGATGTGGAGATCACAGGAGAACCAGCACCAACTGTTGTTTGGTCAAAAGGAGAGAAG CCAGTCACAGAAAATCAAGGCCGTGTGAGGGTTGAGTCCAGGAAAGACCTGAGCTGCTTCGTCATtgagggagcagagagggaCGATGAGGGCAACTACACCATCTGTGTTACTAACCCTGCCGGAGAGGATAAGGCTATGCTGTTTGTGAAGATTGTGG ATGTGCCCGACCCCCCTGAGAATGTCAAATGCACAGGCGTGGGAGAGGACTGCGCCACCATGGTCTGGGATGCCCCTAAATTTGATGGTGGTGCTCCAGTCAAAG GTTATCTcatggagaggaagaagaagggcTCCTCCAGATGGACAAAGCTCAACTTTGACGTTTACGACTCCACTACATACGAAGCTAAGAGGATGATTGAAGGCGTCCTGTATGAGATGAGGGTGTTCGCCGTCAACAGCATCGGCTTGTCTCCTCCAAGCCTCAGCTCCAAACCCTTCATGCCCATTG CCCCGACCAGTGAGCCGACACGCCTGACGGTGCACGATGTGACAGACAACACATGCAGTCTGAAGTGGCTCGCCCCTGAGAGGATTGGAGCTGGGGGCCTGGATGGTTACATTATTGAATACTGCAAGGAAGGAG ACACTGAGTGGGTGGTGGCCAACACGGACCTTTGTGAGAGACAGGGGTACGTGGTGCGTGGCCTCCCCGTGGGAGAGAAGATCAACTTCAGGGTGGTGGCCATAAACATTGCTGGACGCAGTTTACCTGCTTTGCTGCAGCAGCCTGTCACCATCCGCGAGATTGTTG AACATCCAAAGATCCGCCTTCCTCGTGATCTAAGAACAAAGTACATCAGAAGAGTAGGAGAAAAGATCAACCTGACCATCCCCTTCCAG GGTAAACCACGCCCCATCGCGACCTGGTACAAAGACGGTAAACCCTTAGATGACAAGATGGTCAACGTGCGTAACTCAACCGTGGACACCATCCTGTTCATCcgctcagcagagagagagcattCTGGAACGTATGAGCTGGTTCTACAGATTGAGAACCTGGAAGACAGGGCCTCCATCATGATCAGGATTGTTG ACAAGCCTGGGCCTCCACTGAACTTGAGGGTGACGGACGTCTGGGGTTTCAATGCAGCGCTGGAGTGGGACCCCCCGAAGGACGATGGCAACTGTGAGGTCTCTGGATATACCATCCAGAAGGCGGACATGAAGACcaag GATTGGTTCACCTTGTATGAACACAACAGACGGACAAACTGCACAGCCTCAGATCTGATCATGGGAAATGAATACATGTTCCGTGTCTACAGTGAAAACCTCTGCGGCCTGAGCGAGGAGCCGCGCCATAGCAAGAACACGGCTGTCATCGCCAAGACAG GCCTGGAACTCAAACGAAACCCCTACAAGGAGAAGGACATGGCCTGTGTGCCCAAGTTTACTCAACCCTTAGTCGACAGGGCTGTGGTGGCCGGTTACAGCACCGCCATCAGCTGTGCCGTCAGAGGCTTCCCCAAG CCTAAGATTGTCTGGATGAAGAACAAAATGATCATTGGCGGGGATGCCAAGTACTTGATGCAGAACAACCAAGGAGTGCTGACCCTGAACATTCGCAAACCAAGCGCCTTTGACGGAGGAAAATACTCCTGCATGGCTGTCAATGACCTGGGCAAGGACGAGGTGGAGTGCAAACTGGACGTCAGAG CTTTCACAGAACAGGAGAAGAAGTGA
- the mybpc2b gene encoding myosin binding protein Cb isoform X6 — protein MPEPVPAAKPEGEAPEAPAEEGEEPGSTELTGLFTEKPPNEVVAVAGADVTLIAKVDSTTLTRKPTMKWLKGKWLDLGSKAGKHMQFKETYDRNTKIYTYEMKIIKVVPGDAGGYRCEVTAKDKCDSSIFEVTVESAQQEVQGDILSAFKRADAGEDEGDLDFSALLKATKKKKKPEKEEPPIDVWELLKSAHPSEYEKIAFEYGITDLRGMLKRLKKMKVEPKHTEAFLSKMDSCYSVEKGKKIVLKCEVVDPNCQVKWLKNGQEIKPSAKYVMEANGNVRTLTINRTTLADDAAYECVVGEDKCFTEVFVKEPPVTITKLMDDYHVVVGERVEFEIEVSEEGAHVMWYFEDQELHRDKDTKYRFKKDGVKHTLIIQEATLDDIGMYHAWTNGGHTKGELEVEEKELEVLQDIADLTVRATDQAMFKCEVSDEKVTGKWFKDGVEVLPSNRIKMSHIGRFHRLVIDEVKPEDAGDYTFIPDGYALSLSAKLNFLEIKIDYVPRQDPPKIHLDTTGNMVSQNTIIVVAGNKLRLDVEITGEPAPTVVWSKGEKPVTENQGRVRVESRKDLSCFVIEGAERDDEGNYTICVTNPAGEDKAMLFVKIVDVPDPPENVKCTGVGEDCATMVWDAPKFDGGAPVKGYLMERKKKGSSRWTKLNFDVYDSTTYEAKRMIEGVLYEMRVFAVNSIGLSPPSLSSKPFMPIAPTSEPTRLTVHDVTDNTCSLKWLAPERIGAGGLDGYIIEYCKEGDTEWVVANTDLCERQGYVVRGLPVGEKINFRVVAINIAGRSLPALLQQPVTIREIVEHPKIRLPRDLRTKYIRRVGEKINLTIPFQGKPRPIATWYKDGKPLDDKMVNVRNSTVDTILFIRSAEREHSGTYELVLQIENLEDRASIMIRIVDKPGPPLNLRVTDVWGFNAALEWDPPKDDGNCEVSGYTIQKADMKTKDWFTLYEHNRRTNCTASDLIMGNEYMFRVYSENLCGLSEEPRHSKNTAVIAKTGLELKRNPYKEKDMACVPKFTQPLVDRAVVAGYSTAISCAVRGFPKPKIVWMKNKMIIGGDAKYLMQNNQGVLTLNIRKPSAFDGGKYSCMAVNDLGKDEVECKLDVRAFTEQEKK, from the exons AGCCTGGATCAACTGAGCTCACCGGGCTCTTCACTGAGAAACCTCCAAATGAGGTTGTCGCAGTTGCAG GGGCGGACGTCACTCTCATTGCCAAGGTGGACTCCACCACCCTGACGAGAAAACCCACCATGAAGTGGTTGAAGGGCAAGTGGCTGGACCTTGGCAGCAAGGCCGGGAAACACATGCAGTTTAAAGAAACTTATGACAGGAACactaag ATCTACACTTATGAGATGAAGATCATCAAAGTGGTCCCTGGGGATGCTGGAGGCTACAGGTGTGAGGTGACGGCCAAAGACAAGTGCGACAGCTCCATCTTTGAAGTCACTGTTGAGT CTGCACAGCAAGAGGTGCAGGGGGATATTTTGTCTGCCTTCAAGAGAGC GGATGctggagaggatgaaggagatcTGGACTTCAGTGCTCTGCTCAAAGCCACCAAGAA GAAGAAGAAGCCAGAAAAAGAGGAACCACCAATAGATGTGTGGGAATTGCTGAAGAGCGCCCATCCAAGCGAGTACGAGAAAATCGCCTTTGAGTATGGCATCACTGACCTGAGGGGCATGCTGAAACGTCTGAAAAAGATGAAGGTCGAGCCCAAGCACACCGAGG CTTTCCTGTCAAAGATGGACTCTTGCTATTCAGTGGAAAAGGGCAAGAAGATTGTCCTGAAGTGTGAGGTGGTCGATCCCAACTGTCAGGTCAAATGGTTGAAGAACGGCCAGGAGATCAAACCCTCAGCCAA GTACGTCATGGAGGCCAACGGCAATGTCAGAACCCTGACTATAAACAGGACGACCCTGGCTGACGATGCTGCATATGAATGTGTGGTTGGCGAAGACAAGTGTTTTACTGAGGTGTTTGTCAAAG AGCCCCCTGTGACCATCACCAAGCTGATGGATGACTATCATGTGGttgtgggagagagagtggagttTGAGATCGAAGTGTCGGAGGAGGGCGCCCACGTCATGTG gTACTTTGAGGATCAAGAGcttcacagagacaaagacaccaAGTATCGCTTCAAGAAGGACGGAGTAAAGCACACTCTCATCATCCAGGAGGCGACGCTGGATGATATTGGAATGTACCATGCCTGGACAAACGGGGGGCATACCAAAGGAGAACTGGAAGTGGAAG AGAAAGAGCTGGAGGTGCTGCAGGACATCGCTGATCTGACAGTGAGGGCGACGGACCAGGCCATGTTCAAGTGTGAAGTGTCTGATGAAAAGGTCACAGGAAAGTGGTTCAAAGATGGCGTGGAGGTTTTACCAAGCAACCGCATCAAAATGAGTCACATTGGAAG GTTTCACCGACTGGTTATTGATGAGGTGAAGCCAGAGGATGCCGGAGACTACACGTTTATTCCTGATGGATACGCTCTGTCACTTTCTGCCAAACTCAACTTCTTGG AAATTAAGATCGACTATGTGCCTAGACAAG ATCCTCCAAAGATCCACCTGGACACCACTGGAAACATGGTCTCCCAGAACACCATCATTGTGGTGGCAGGCAACAAGCTGCGACTGGATGTGGAGATCACAGGAGAACCAGCACCAACTGTTGTTTGGTCAAAAGGAGAGAAG CCAGTCACAGAAAATCAAGGCCGTGTGAGGGTTGAGTCCAGGAAAGACCTGAGCTGCTTCGTCATtgagggagcagagagggaCGATGAGGGCAACTACACCATCTGTGTTACTAACCCTGCCGGAGAGGATAAGGCTATGCTGTTTGTGAAGATTGTGG ATGTGCCCGACCCCCCTGAGAATGTCAAATGCACAGGCGTGGGAGAGGACTGCGCCACCATGGTCTGGGATGCCCCTAAATTTGATGGTGGTGCTCCAGTCAAAG GTTATCTcatggagaggaagaagaagggcTCCTCCAGATGGACAAAGCTCAACTTTGACGTTTACGACTCCACTACATACGAAGCTAAGAGGATGATTGAAGGCGTCCTGTATGAGATGAGGGTGTTCGCCGTCAACAGCATCGGCTTGTCTCCTCCAAGCCTCAGCTCCAAACCCTTCATGCCCATTG CCCCGACCAGTGAGCCGACACGCCTGACGGTGCACGATGTGACAGACAACACATGCAGTCTGAAGTGGCTCGCCCCTGAGAGGATTGGAGCTGGGGGCCTGGATGGTTACATTATTGAATACTGCAAGGAAGGAG ACACTGAGTGGGTGGTGGCCAACACGGACCTTTGTGAGAGACAGGGGTACGTGGTGCGTGGCCTCCCCGTGGGAGAGAAGATCAACTTCAGGGTGGTGGCCATAAACATTGCTGGACGCAGTTTACCTGCTTTGCTGCAGCAGCCTGTCACCATCCGCGAGATTGTTG AACATCCAAAGATCCGCCTTCCTCGTGATCTAAGAACAAAGTACATCAGAAGAGTAGGAGAAAAGATCAACCTGACCATCCCCTTCCAG GGTAAACCACGCCCCATCGCGACCTGGTACAAAGACGGTAAACCCTTAGATGACAAGATGGTCAACGTGCGTAACTCAACCGTGGACACCATCCTGTTCATCcgctcagcagagagagagcattCTGGAACGTATGAGCTGGTTCTACAGATTGAGAACCTGGAAGACAGGGCCTCCATCATGATCAGGATTGTTG ACAAGCCTGGGCCTCCACTGAACTTGAGGGTGACGGACGTCTGGGGTTTCAATGCAGCGCTGGAGTGGGACCCCCCGAAGGACGATGGCAACTGTGAGGTCTCTGGATATACCATCCAGAAGGCGGACATGAAGACcaag GATTGGTTCACCTTGTATGAACACAACAGACGGACAAACTGCACAGCCTCAGATCTGATCATGGGAAATGAATACATGTTCCGTGTCTACAGTGAAAACCTCTGCGGCCTGAGCGAGGAGCCGCGCCATAGCAAGAACACGGCTGTCATCGCCAAGACAG GCCTGGAACTCAAACGAAACCCCTACAAGGAGAAGGACATGGCCTGTGTGCCCAAGTTTACTCAACCCTTAGTCGACAGGGCTGTGGTGGCCGGTTACAGCACCGCCATCAGCTGTGCCGTCAGAGGCTTCCCCAAG CCTAAGATTGTCTGGATGAAGAACAAAATGATCATTGGCGGGGATGCCAAGTACTTGATGCAGAACAACCAAGGAGTGCTGACCCTGAACATTCGCAAACCAAGCGCCTTTGACGGAGGAAAATACTCCTGCATGGCTGTCAATGACCTGGGCAAGGACGAGGTGGAGTGCAAACTGGACGTCAGAG CTTTCACAGAACAGGAGAAGAAGTGA